In Nostoc piscinale CENA21, the genomic stretch TACCACTACCATCAGGTAAAGAAATTTGCATAAGTTGAATAGCAGGTGTTTTCAAACTAAACATCAATCCAATTGCACTACCCAGCTTATCTTGATTGCCAGTAGTCCAAGCTAGTTCGAGTTCATCTAAAACTGCTTTAAAAGCACTATTAAATTGATTTAACAATGCGCTGACTTCTGGTGATGGATTTTGCCAACCACCTTCAGGAACTTGTGCCATTGGATATGTATCAGGAAAGGTTACAACATCACCTGCATATCGCCAAACACCATCGACTTGAATTAATTTTCGACCATGAGAAATTTCATCGAATTTGTAGTAGTGGGCAAGTTCACCACCAAATCCTTCTGCATCTGGTGATAGGGCAGTTCCTTCTCCTTGCACTTTAATTTCTGTGATGGCTTTTTCGACATCAGCTAGTGTATTGATGGCATATAATTCATGTCCGCCGATGGAATTATCAGTTAGCTGATTAGCACCAGACATTGCTGGTTTGAGTTCTTGAAATGCCACCAGAATAGCATCATAAAAAGCGCCAATAGTAGGGTAAGTTTCGCCAGCAAAAAAAGCTATTGGCCCACTTTCAGGATATTCGATTTGTTTACAAACTTCGTCTAAATAAGTTTTACTTAAACCTGCTAAATATACCGTTAATTGAGGTCTGACACCTCCTGGTAAATGACCAGGATAGCTTGGTAACACACTGTTGATTTTTGGTGTACCACCGATAGTTGTCAGCATATTAGCAACTAATCCCATGTGCAGCATTTCTTCCATCAGCACAGTACGAATTAACTTAGCAGCAGTTTCATTGTTATCTTTAATCGACCACCACGCGCAAAGATATGGCGGTAAAGTTGCTAACTCTAGTTCTATTGCTGCATTTA encodes the following:
- a CDS encoding ferritin-like domain-containing protein, with product MTDSYQNSQGTSMSFTTTKNTSISELLRTESANRDIDWLKDSLNAAIELELATLPPYLCAWWSIKDNNETAAKLIRTVLMEEMLHMGLVANMLTTIGGTPKINSVLPSYPGHLPGGVRPQLTVYLAGLSKTYLDEVCKQIEYPESGPIAFFAGETYPTIGAFYDAILVAFQELKPAMSGANQLTDNSIGGHELYAINTLADVEKAITEIKVQGEGTALSPDAEGFGGELAHYYKFDEISHGRKLIQVDGVWRYAGDVVTFPDTYPMAQVPEGGWQNPSPEVSALLNQFNSAFKAVLDELELAWTTGNQDKLGSAIGLMFSLKTPAIQLMQISLPDGSGNYGPDFLIY